A region of Actinobacillus porcitonsillarum DNA encodes the following proteins:
- a CDS encoding beta-phosphoglucomutase family hydrolase, translating into MLKEEILDQYQALIFDMDGTLIDTMSSHALAWEKAGKELGYDVKGDVMYQLGGATSFTIAKAIMEQYQVPAHYLEQFVQIKREIATQMILENATLLPAFDIVKNQFGKKPMALGTGSHRKLVELLFNRFQLTPYFQVVVDSEDVTKHKPDPETFLRCAEKLGVKPEHCLVFEDADLGIQAALAGGMDVFDVRTQKITKAGIMEDFK; encoded by the coding sequence ATGTTAAAAGAAGAGATTTTAGATCAATACCAAGCATTGATTTTTGATATGGACGGCACCTTGATTGATACGATGTCAAGTCATGCACTTGCTTGGGAAAAAGCCGGAAAAGAACTCGGCTATGATGTAAAAGGCGATGTGATGTATCAATTAGGCGGTGCTACCTCCTTTACTATTGCAAAAGCAATTATGGAACAATATCAAGTGCCCGCGCATTATTTAGAGCAGTTTGTGCAAATAAAACGAGAAATCGCAACGCAAATGATTTTGGAAAATGCGACTTTGTTACCCGCTTTTGACATCGTGAAAAATCAATTTGGGAAAAAACCAATGGCATTAGGCACAGGCTCCCATCGAAAATTAGTTGAGTTACTGTTTAATCGCTTTCAATTAACGCCTTACTTTCAAGTCGTGGTAGATTCCGAAGATGTGACAAAGCACAAGCCCGATCCGGAAACATTTTTACGCTGTGCAGAAAAATTGGGCGTGAAGCCAGAACATTGTTTAGTCTTTGAAGATGCTGATTTAGGTATACAAGCAGCATTAGCCGGTGGAATGGATGTGTTTGATGTCAGAACACAGAAGATTACGAAGGCTGGTATCATGGAGGATTTTAAATAG
- the rnt gene encoding ribonuclease T gives MEQQTPDYHLLKNRFRGYLPVIIDVETAGLNAQTDALLEIAAITVKMDENGYLVPDQKCHYHIQPFEGANINQDSLKFNGIDIDNPLRGAVPENIAIPEMFKMVRKAMKDQGCQRAVIVAHNAAFDQGFLQAASKRINAKRDPFHPFAMFDTATLAGFMYGQTVLVKACQMANIAFDGKQAHSALYDTEKTTELFCTMVNRLKDLGGYPIVPPQNA, from the coding sequence ATGGAACAACAAACTCCCGATTATCACTTATTAAAGAACCGCTTTCGTGGTTATTTGCCGGTTATTATTGATGTTGAAACGGCAGGCTTAAATGCCCAAACGGATGCGCTATTAGAAATTGCTGCCATTACGGTAAAAATGGACGAAAACGGCTATTTAGTGCCCGATCAAAAATGCCACTATCATATTCAGCCATTTGAAGGGGCAAATATCAACCAAGACTCGCTCAAATTTAACGGCATTGATATTGATAACCCTCTACGTGGGGCTGTCCCTGAAAATATTGCCATTCCTGAAATGTTTAAAATGGTGCGTAAAGCCATGAAAGACCAAGGCTGCCAACGTGCGGTTATCGTGGCACATAATGCGGCTTTTGATCAAGGCTTCTTGCAAGCTGCCTCTAAACGAATCAATGCAAAACGAGATCCTTTTCACCCTTTTGCCATGTTTGATACTGCGACACTTGCAGGTTTTATGTATGGTCAAACGGTTTTGGTTAAGGCTTGCCAAATGGCAAATATCGCCTTTGATGGTAAACAAGCTCATTCTGCATTATATGACACAGAAAAAACCACAGAATTGTTCTGTACTATGGTCAATCGCCTAAAAGATCTCGGTGGATATCCCATAGTTCCACCACAAAATGCTTAA
- a CDS encoding aromatic amino acid transport family protein, with product MKNKTLGSTLIVAGTTIGAGMLAMPLTSAGIGFGFTVALLVALWLLLCFSALLFVEVYQTVESDAGIGTLAEKYYGTFGRIVSTTVLIVFLYAILSAYVSGGSSILAGVLPTIVDAETTTKIAGVIFTVFFGSFIVIGTTSVDVINRILFTTKILAFVLVLFLLLPKVSIDNLLEMPINNALLISASPVFFTAFGFHGSIPSLNKYLEGNVKALRISILIGTSIPLIAYILWQLATHGVLSQTEFLKILEQDPTLNGLAEAVRQITGSTMISVVVKVFSALALITSFLGVALGLFEALEDLLKRVKINAGRKTLGLLTFIPPMLFAFFYPKGFITALGYAGQMFAFYAIVLPIAMVWKLRSQSPDLAYRVKGGNASLLIALVIGVFIVIVPFLIEQGWLPQVVG from the coding sequence ATGAAAAATAAAACATTAGGAAGCACCTTAATCGTTGCAGGAACAACGATTGGTGCGGGTATGCTTGCAATGCCACTGACTTCAGCTGGGATTGGTTTTGGTTTTACCGTGGCGTTATTAGTCGCTTTATGGTTATTGTTGTGCTTTAGTGCGTTATTGTTTGTGGAAGTTTACCAAACCGTAGAAAGTGATGCGGGGATTGGGACTTTAGCGGAAAAATATTACGGCACTTTTGGTCGTATTGTGTCGACCACCGTATTGATCGTTTTCTTATATGCGATTTTGTCCGCTTATGTTTCGGGCGGTAGCTCAATTTTAGCTGGTGTGTTGCCAACTATTGTGGATGCAGAAACCACGACCAAAATTGCCGGTGTGATTTTCACGGTGTTTTTTGGCTCCTTTATTGTTATCGGTACAACCAGCGTGGACGTGATCAATCGTATCTTGTTTACCACAAAAATTTTGGCGTTTGTGTTGGTATTGTTTTTGCTGTTGCCAAAAGTCTCTATTGATAACTTATTGGAAATGCCGATTAACAATGCGTTATTGATTTCGGCAAGTCCTGTGTTTTTCACGGCATTTGGCTTCCACGGCTCAATTCCTAGTTTGAACAAATACTTAGAAGGCAATGTTAAAGCATTACGTATTTCTATTTTAATCGGAACGTCTATTCCGCTTATCGCTTATATTTTATGGCAGTTGGCGACCCACGGCGTATTAAGTCAAACGGAATTTTTGAAAATCTTAGAACAAGATCCAACCTTAAATGGTTTAGCCGAAGCGGTGCGTCAAATTACGGGTAGTACGATGATCAGTGTTGTGGTTAAAGTGTTCTCGGCATTAGCGTTAATTACCTCTTTCTTAGGCGTGGCATTGGGCTTATTTGAAGCCTTAGAAGATTTGCTCAAACGTGTGAAAATCAATGCAGGGCGTAAAACCTTAGGCTTATTAACCTTTATTCCGCCAATGCTTTTTGCCTTCTTCTATCCAAAAGGTTTTATTACCGCATTAGGCTATGCAGGGCAAATGTTTGCATTCTATGCGATTGTGTTACCGATTGCGATGGTTTGGAAATTACGTAGCCAATCGCCTGATTTAGCTTATCGTGTGAAAGGCGGCAATGCTTCCTTGCTTATTGCTTTAGTAATCGGGGTATTTATTGTGATTGTACCGTTCTTGATTGAACAAGGCTGGTTACCGCAGGTTGTGGGTTAA
- a CDS encoding helix-turn-helix domain-containing protein, protein METYEKIKMMREMNQWTQEEVAEKLGMSTTGYAKIERGQTNVSVEKLKQIAQIFNINIAQLLDDNEKLVICSIGDNHSNYNNYFGMNEKLIAQNEKQQLEIQLKDELLKQKDAEITALKELIELLKGTK, encoded by the coding sequence ATGGAAACCTATGAAAAAATCAAAATGATGAGAGAAATGAACCAATGGACGCAGGAAGAAGTGGCTGAAAAATTGGGAATGTCCACAACAGGTTATGCCAAAATTGAACGTGGTCAAACGAATGTGAGTGTAGAAAAATTAAAACAAATCGCCCAAATCTTTAATATCAATATTGCCCAGTTATTAGATGACAATGAAAAACTTGTTATTTGTTCCATTGGCGATAACCATTCAAATTATAATAATTATTTTGGAATGAATGAAAAACTTATCGCGCAAAATGAAAAACAACAACTAGAAATTCAATTGAAAGATGAGTTGCTTAAACAAAAAGATGCAGAAATCACCGCTCTTAAAGAATTAATTGAACTTCTAAAAGGCACAAAATAA
- a CDS encoding 4Fe-4S binding protein has protein sequence MRKTLCYFSLFTFKANIRLRPNITAHSVQKSTPANKPAPNAISAQLDIDTEKCNGCRECKIACYMSAIGLRME, from the coding sequence TTGAGGAAAACACTTTGTTATTTTTCATTGTTTACTTTTAAAGCAAACATCCGCCTGCGCCCAAACATTACAGCTCATAGCGTTCAAAAAAGCACACCAGCCAACAAACCTGCTCCAAATGCGATTTCCGCGCAATTAGATATTGATACTGAAAAATGTAACGGTTGTAGGGAATGTAAAATCGCTTGTTATATGTCAGCGATTGGGTTACGAATGGAGTGA
- the trpD gene encoding anthranilate phosphoribosyltransferase — MQTEQLLEKLFNKQPLAQQEAQFFFTEIMQGKLTNEQLAGALIALKIRGETIEEISGAVSAALENAQPFPTPDYAFADIVGTGGDGHHTINISTASAIVAATMGYKIAKHGSRSVSSKTGASDVLSELGINIMVSPNISRQALDEIGVCFLFAPLYHSGFKYAVPVRQALKTRTLFNILGPLVNPARAKRQLLGVYSPEVLEIYAQTVKALNHEHTIVVYGAGLDEVAVHGETQVAEIENGQIRYYTLTPEDFGVQRHSLESLRGGEPAENAAKITALLQGKGEAAHIDAVAVNVAMLMKTFGESDLKLNVAKVKAVLASGKAFETLQKLVKYQ, encoded by the coding sequence ATGCAAACCGAACAACTTTTGGAAAAACTTTTCAATAAACAACCGCTTGCACAACAAGAAGCACAATTTTTCTTTACCGAAATTATGCAAGGCAAGCTAACTAATGAACAGCTTGCCGGAGCGTTAATCGCCTTAAAAATTAGAGGGGAAACTATCGAAGAGATTTCAGGTGCGGTTTCTGCAGCACTTGAAAATGCACAGCCGTTTCCAACACCGGATTATGCTTTTGCCGATATTGTAGGAACGGGTGGCGATGGGCATCACACCATCAACATATCAACGGCAAGCGCCATTGTAGCGGCAACAATGGGCTATAAAATCGCCAAACACGGCAGCCGTAGCGTATCCAGTAAAACGGGGGCAAGTGATGTGCTATCCGAATTAGGCATTAACATTATGGTTTCGCCAAATATCTCTCGCCAAGCCCTTGATGAAATTGGCGTTTGCTTCCTCTTTGCACCGCTTTATCACAGCGGATTTAAATATGCCGTACCGGTTCGACAAGCATTGAAAACACGCACGCTGTTTAACATTCTCGGGCCGTTGGTTAATCCGGCAAGAGCAAAACGCCAATTATTAGGTGTTTATTCGCCGGAAGTCCTTGAAATTTATGCCCAAACGGTAAAAGCGTTAAATCACGAACATACCATTGTTGTTTATGGTGCTGGGCTTGATGAAGTGGCGGTACACGGCGAAACGCAAGTGGCAGAAATTGAAAATGGACAAATTCGCTACTACACGCTTACCCCAGAAGATTTTGGTGTACAACGACACAGCCTAGAAAGTTTACGAGGCGGAGAACCTGCGGAAAATGCCGCCAAAATTACCGCTTTATTACAAGGAAAAGGCGAAGCGGCGCACATTGATGCCGTTGCCGTCAATGTTGCAATGTTGATGAAAACCTTTGGCGAAAGCGATTTAAAGCTCAATGTGGCAAAAGTAAAAGCTGTTTTAGCCAGCGGTAAAGCATTTGAAACCTTGCAAAAATTAGTAAAATACCAGTAA
- a CDS encoding aromatic amino acid transport family protein, with translation MKNKILGSALMIAGTTIGAGMLAMPLTSAGMGFGMTLVLLVGLWLLLTYTGLLFMEVYQTAKRPDVGVASLAEQYFGMTGRVLATVSLLILLYALLAAYITGGGSLVSGLLPEAEGDTNLKIGILLFTFILGAFVVVGIKGVDGLTRLLFIGKIIAFVFVLLMMLPKAKLENLTAVPLDNLLVISAVPIFFTSFGFHVIMGSINSYLEADIRKIRVAILIGTLIPLSAYLLWQLATHGVLSQNEFVTLLNQDPTLNGLVKATSQITGSTILGEMVRIFSALALITSFLGVAMGIFEGVSDLLKRVRLPHNRFMLTPLTFIPPLAFALFYPNGFIAALGYAGLLFAFYGLILPIGLAWRTRQLHPNLPYRVAGGNIGLVLAFIMGIIIIVIPFLMQAGILPSVAG, from the coding sequence ATGAAGAATAAAATTTTAGGTAGTGCTTTAATGATTGCAGGTACTACCATTGGTGCCGGTATGCTTGCGATGCCGCTGACTTCAGCCGGTATGGGCTTTGGTATGACTTTGGTATTATTAGTGGGATTATGGCTATTACTCACTTACACAGGCTTACTCTTTATGGAAGTTTACCAAACCGCTAAACGACCTGATGTCGGGGTTGCAAGCCTTGCAGAACAATACTTTGGGATGACAGGGCGTGTCTTAGCCACAGTAAGTTTGCTTATTTTGCTCTATGCGTTATTAGCCGCTTATATCACCGGCGGCGGTTCGTTAGTGTCAGGATTACTGCCTGAAGCAGAGGGGGATACTAACCTTAAAATCGGGATTTTATTATTTACCTTTATTTTAGGCGCATTTGTTGTTGTGGGCATTAAAGGTGTGGATGGTTTAACCCGTTTACTCTTTATCGGTAAAATTATTGCCTTTGTTTTTGTCTTACTGATGATGTTGCCAAAAGCAAAATTAGAAAATTTAACCGCCGTGCCATTAGATAATTTACTCGTGATTTCAGCCGTGCCGATTTTCTTTACATCATTTGGTTTCCACGTGATTATGGGCAGTATCAACAGCTATCTTGAAGCGGATATTCGTAAAATTCGTGTCGCGATTTTAATTGGTACCTTGATCCCACTTTCAGCCTATTTATTATGGCAATTGGCAACCCACGGTGTATTAAGTCAAAATGAATTTGTTACCTTACTAAACCAAGATCCAACCTTAAACGGCTTAGTAAAAGCGACAAGCCAAATTACAGGCAGTACAATCTTAGGAGAAATGGTGCGAATTTTCTCCGCACTTGCGTTAATTACCTCTTTCCTTGGCGTTGCGATGGGCATTTTTGAAGGGGTTAGCGATTTATTAAAACGTGTCAGATTACCGCACAACCGCTTTATGCTTACGCCATTAACCTTTATTCCGCCACTTGCCTTTGCTTTATTCTATCCAAACGGCTTTATTGCAGCATTAGGTTACGCCGGTTTACTCTTTGCCTTCTATGGATTGATTTTACCGATAGGCTTAGCGTGGAGAACACGTCAGTTACATCCTAACTTGCCTTATCGTGTCGCAGGTGGAAATATCGGTTTAGTGTTAGCCTTTATTATGGGGATCATCATTATTGTCATTCCATTCTTAATGCAAGCAGGGATTTTACCGAGCGTTGCAGGTTAA
- a CDS encoding aminodeoxychorismate/anthranilate synthase component II has protein sequence MANILFVDNFDSFTYNLVDQFRELGHQVTIFRNDYPLQDFLAKAQNTEDCLVALSPGPGNPAEAGNLLAIIQQLKGKVPMIGICLGHQAIIEALGGEVVHTGTVLHGKVSKIEHDNQAMFAGINNPMPVARYHSLMGDKLPEELEVNAWFGHIVMAIRHKTLPICGFQFHPESILTVEGTKLLKQAIEWLIKQK, from the coding sequence ATGGCAAATATACTTTTCGTGGATAATTTTGATTCCTTTACTTACAACCTTGTCGATCAGTTTAGAGAATTAGGTCATCAAGTTACGATTTTCCGCAACGACTATCCACTGCAAGATTTTTTAGCCAAAGCACAGAATACCGAAGATTGCTTGGTAGCACTCTCTCCCGGGCCGGGTAATCCAGCAGAGGCTGGCAATCTATTGGCAATTATTCAGCAGTTAAAAGGAAAAGTCCCGATGATCGGTATTTGCTTAGGACACCAAGCGATTATCGAAGCCTTAGGCGGCGAAGTAGTGCATACCGGCACAGTTCTGCATGGCAAGGTGTCTAAAATCGAACACGATAATCAAGCGATGTTTGCTGGGATCAACAATCCAATGCCGGTGGCTCGCTACCACTCGTTAATGGGCGATAAACTCCCCGAAGAATTGGAAGTGAATGCGTGGTTTGGGCATATTGTGATGGCAATCCGCCATAAAACATTGCCGATTTGCGGTTTCCAATTTCATCCCGAATCTATTTTGACGGTGGAAGGCACAAAATTACTCAAACAAGCGATTGAATGGCTTATCAAACAAAAATAA
- the rdgC gene encoding recombination-associated protein RdgC: MWFKNVMIYRLTSELALNESELEAQLQQTKFTPCQQSDMQKFGWSQPLAGSDLHYFSQGKQFLFVSHKEEKLLPANVVKQETEARIKELEAKEARQLKKTEKQAVKDQVVSVLLPRAFSKHQFTAMWLDLENQLVYVDAASAKRAEDTLALLRKTLGSLPVVPLSFILPPAEVMTNWIAKGHTPAWVTLLEEAELKSFETESVIRCKRQDLESEEITPHLQAGKFITKLAIDWENHFSCVLNEDGTLSRVKFADEIREKNDDILKEDIAQRFDADFLLMTEELKLFTQKISEEFGGIKEGMA; the protein is encoded by the coding sequence ATGTGGTTTAAGAACGTTATGATCTACCGTTTAACGAGCGAGCTTGCGTTAAATGAGAGTGAATTAGAAGCACAATTACAACAAACAAAATTTACCCCTTGCCAGCAGAGCGATATGCAAAAATTTGGCTGGTCTCAACCGCTTGCAGGCTCTGATCTGCATTATTTTTCTCAAGGTAAACAGTTTTTATTCGTTTCTCATAAAGAAGAAAAGTTGTTACCGGCAAATGTGGTTAAGCAAGAAACAGAAGCAAGAATTAAAGAGTTAGAAGCGAAAGAAGCTCGTCAATTGAAAAAAACGGAAAAGCAGGCAGTAAAAGATCAGGTTGTTTCTGTTTTATTGCCTCGAGCATTCAGCAAACATCAATTTACGGCAATGTGGTTAGATTTAGAAAATCAGCTGGTTTATGTCGATGCCGCTTCAGCAAAACGGGCGGAAGATACGTTGGCATTACTGCGTAAAACATTAGGTTCATTGCCGGTTGTCCCTCTTTCATTTATTTTGCCACCGGCAGAAGTGATGACCAACTGGATCGCCAAAGGGCATACACCGGCATGGGTAACGTTATTAGAAGAGGCGGAACTCAAATCATTTGAAACAGAAAGCGTGATCCGTTGCAAACGCCAAGATTTAGAAAGTGAAGAAATCACCCCACATTTACAAGCGGGTAAATTTATTACCAAACTTGCAATTGATTGGGAAAATCACTTCTCTTGTGTGTTAAACGAAGACGGCACATTAAGCCGAGTGAAATTTGCCGATGAAATTCGAGAAAAAAATGATGATATTCTCAAAGAAGATATTGCCCAACGCTTCGATGCGGATTTCTTGCTGATGACAGAAGAATTAAAACTGTTTACACAAAAAATCAGCGAAGAATTTGGGGGCATTAAAGAGGGAATGGCTTAA
- a CDS encoding class I SAM-dependent methyltransferase, which yields MKKSIYDTPIFFERYQQLRQNPISMNEVVEKPTMFSMLPDLKGKKVLDLGCGTGVHLAHYLQLGAKRVVGLDLSELMLKKATDDLSLQWKKGQDFDFHCLPMEALEQIEEAEFDVITSSFAFHYIEDFSALLAKISEKLTACGTLIFSQEHPIVTCYRQGYRWEKNEQKQQVAYRLNYYREEGERDRSWFQQGFKTYHRTIATIFNQLIQAGFEITQVEEPMLAAQPEWHHEFKDLQHRPPLLFIKAVKK from the coding sequence GTGAAAAAAAGCATCTACGACACTCCTATCTTTTTTGAACGCTATCAACAACTTCGCCAAAATCCTATCAGTATGAATGAAGTGGTGGAAAAGCCAACAATGTTTTCCATGTTGCCCGATCTCAAAGGCAAAAAAGTCTTAGATTTAGGCTGTGGTACGGGTGTACATTTAGCGCATTATTTACAGCTTGGTGCAAAGCGTGTCGTAGGGCTGGATTTGTCTGAATTGATGTTAAAAAAAGCCACAGACGACCTCTCTTTACAGTGGAAAAAAGGGCAAGATTTTGACTTTCACTGCTTGCCAATGGAGGCGTTAGAGCAGATCGAAGAAGCCGAATTTGATGTGATTACCAGTTCGTTTGCATTTCACTACATAGAAGATTTTTCAGCATTACTTGCAAAAATTTCGGAAAAATTGACCGCCTGTGGTACGCTTATTTTTTCCCAAGAACATCCAATCGTTACTTGTTATCGCCAAGGCTATCGCTGGGAGAAAAATGAACAAAAACAACAAGTTGCATATCGCTTGAATTATTATAGGGAAGAGGGCGAACGAGATCGGAGCTGGTTTCAACAAGGTTTTAAAACTTATCATCGAACAATAGCAACGATTTTTAATCAGCTCATTCAAGCAGGATTTGAAATTACTCAGGTAGAAGAGCCCATGTTGGCAGCCCAACCTGAATGGCATCATGAATTCAAAGATTTGCAACACCGCCCACCATTGCTTTTTATTAAAGCGGTCAAGAAATAA
- the gloA gene encoding lactoylglutathione lyase has protein sequence MRILHTMLRVGDLERSVKFYTEVLGMRELRRSENPEYKYTLVFVGYSDESEGAVIELTYNWGVESYELGTAYGHIALGVDDIYSTVEAIRAAGGKITREPGPVLGGKTVIAFAEDPDGYKIEFIENKQAKDALGN, from the coding sequence ATGCGAATTTTACATACGATGCTACGCGTTGGCGATTTGGAACGTTCTGTCAAATTTTATACAGAAGTTTTAGGAATGAGAGAACTTCGCCGAAGTGAAAATCCAGAATATAAATATACGCTCGTTTTTGTTGGGTATAGCGATGAAAGCGAAGGTGCGGTCATTGAACTAACTTATAACTGGGGTGTAGAGAGTTATGAACTAGGCACTGCTTATGGTCATATTGCTCTTGGTGTTGATGACATTTATAGCACCGTAGAAGCTATCCGCGCTGCAGGTGGTAAAATTACACGTGAACCGGGTCCGGTATTAGGCGGTAAAACCGTTATCGCTTTTGCGGAAGATCCGGATGGTTACAAAATTGAATTTATTGAAAACAAACAGGCAAAAGACGCTTTAGGTAACTAA